From Ananas comosus cultivar F153 linkage group 8, ASM154086v1, whole genome shotgun sequence, one genomic window encodes:
- the LOC109713634 gene encoding aquaporin PIP2-1, which translates to MGKDVESGYGAGGYGAKDYADPPPAPLVDGGELASWSLYRAVIAEFIATMLFLYITVATVIGYKHQSDPNLSADAACSGVGILGIAWAFGGMIFILVYCTAGISGGHINPAVTFGLFLARKVSLVRAVLYMIAQCLGAICGVGLVKGFQKAYYVRYGGGANELSSGYSTGTGLAAEIIGTFVLVYTVFSATDPKRNARDSHVPVLAPLPIGFAVFMVHLATIPITGTGINPARSLGAAVIYNQDKAWDDQWIFWVGPFIGAAIAAIYHQYVLRAGAVKALGSYRSNA; encoded by the exons ATGGGGAAGGACGTAGAGTCAGGATACGGCGCTGGCGGGTACGGGGCGAAGGACTACGCGGACCCGCCACCGGCGCCGCTGGTCGACGGAGGGGAGCTCGCCAGTTGGTCGCTGTACCGCGCGGTGATCGCGGAGTTCATCGCCACCATGCTCTTCCTCTACATCACCGTCGCCACCGTCATCGGCTACAAGCACCAGTCGGACCCGAATTTGAGCGCCGACGCCGCGTGCAGTGGCGTCGGAATCCTCGGCATTGCCTGGGCCTTCGGCGGCATGATCTTCATCCTCGTCTACTGCACCGCGGGGATCTCAG GAGGGCACATAAATCCAGCGGTGACGTTCGGGCTCTTCCTGGCGCGGAAGGTGTCACTGGTGCGTGCCGTGCTGTACATGATCGCGCAGTGCCTGGGGGCCATCTGCGGCGTGGGGCTCGTCAAGGGCTTCCAGAAGGCCTACTACGTCCGCTACGGCGGCGGCGCCAACGAGCTCAGCTCCGGTTACTCCACGGGCACCGGCCTCGCCGCCGAGATCATCGGTACCTTCGTCCTCGTCTACACCGTCTTTTCGGCCACCGATCCCAAGCGCAACGCCCGCGACTCCCACGTCCCG gtTTTGGCTCCTCTTCCAATTGGGTTCGCAGTGTTCATGGTTCACTTAGCCACAATTCCCATCACTGGAACGGGCATTAACCCTGCAAGGAGCCTCGGAGCTGCAGTTATCTACAACCAGGATAAGGCTTGGGATGATCAG TGGATATTCTGGGTGGGACCATTCATCGGCGCTGCGATCGCCGCAATTTATCACCAGTATGTCCTGAGAGCAGGCGCTGTGAAGGCTCTGGGCTCGTACCGTAGCAACGCATGA
- the LOC109713591 gene encoding 60S ribosomal protein L12-1-like has product MPPKLDPSQVVDVYVRVTGGEVGAASSLAPKIGPLGLSPKKVGEDIAKETAKEWKGLRVTVKLTVQNRQAKVSVVPSAAALVIKALKEPERDRKKTKNIKHNGNISLDDVIEIARIMRPRSMAKDLSGTVKEILGTCVSVGCTVDGKDPKDLQQEISDGEVEIPSE; this is encoded by the coding sequence aTGCCGCCGAAGTTGGACCCGTCCCAGGTGGTGGACGTCTACGTCCGCGTCACCGGCGGCGAGGTCGGCGCCGCGAGCTCCCTGGCCCCGAAGATCGGGCCCCTCGGGCTCTCGCCGAAGAAGGTGGGCGAGGACATCGCCAAGGAGACGGCCAAGGAGTGGAAGGGCCTCCGCGTCACCGTGAAGCTCACCGTCCAGAATCGCCAGGCCAAGGTGAGCGTcgtcccctccgccgccgccctcgtcaTCAAGGCCCTCAAGGAGCCCGAGCGCGACCGCAAGAAGACCAAGAACATCAAGCACAACGGCAACATCTCCCTCGACGACGTCATCGAGATCGCCCGCATCATGCGCCCCCGATCCATGGCCAAGGACCTCTCCGGCACCGTCAAGGAGATCCTCGGCACCTGCGTCTCCGTCGGCTGCACCGTCGACGGCAAGGACCCCAAGGATCTCCAGCAGGAGATCTCCGACGGCGAGGTCGAGATCCCCTCCGAGTGA